The following is a genomic window from Brachionichthys hirsutus isolate HB-005 chromosome 10, CSIRO-AGI_Bhir_v1, whole genome shotgun sequence.
CAGGTGTAGCTCACAGAGTCGAGATAGAGCAACACTGACCTCTGATGGTCACATTTAAAGTAGGCTCCTCCTGAAAGGGCACAACAACAGCTGTCATTAGTGCAGGATTGCTCCTTGATGATGAAATCCTTCCTTCCACCAAAGACAGATGGAAGATGTTATGTGACCAtccacattttgtttgtttgattgtctACAAGATAGCTAAAGAGTGTTGTCAATGGACTTTGAGGAAAATGTTGCGCCGGTCCAGATCTCAGACCAAGGAGGCAGGTTCTGCCAGTGTCacgaataaaagaaaaagtggtCCAATGAGAATCTAAATACCCAGACACGAGCAGCTCATGCTGTTTCACCAACTAAAATATACGTTGTATGAAATCATTATTTGAGTGGGTGTACTATGCATTGGGTCAGAATCACAGAGGCGGTACAGACGCGGCACTGCCACCAATACGTAGCTGACATAATGCAGATTCAGTCTTTCAAAAGAGTTTGTAGTAAGTGTGGAAGATGAAATGACATTGAGATGAAAAATTGATCGGAATTCACCATAATGGTAAAATCAGATTTTAGTtgatgtgatttgtttttacaatttcaAAGATCTCACCAGAAAAGATGGTCTTTGGGCATCCAGGTTGGTCCGTTCCGCCATTAGCGTAGAAATCGACGTGACCAATGGGCTCTCTGTAGCCCAAGGCTGTAAAAGACAGTCAGCACGTGATGTCGTCATGATTTAATATTTATGGATGCAAAAACAGCATTCCAAATTAACTTACAATCTATGTCTGTGTGCAGGACATCCACAAACAGGGCGTCTGAGGGGTCCAGCCGCATCTCTGGAGGAGTGCCGTTGAACTCAGGCCCAGCAGGATCCAGAGCTGCAAAGGTCACACAGATGTTAGCAGAGCTTATTCACCATCACTGAAAATGTCTGAGTAATGATTCGACCACAACGCGATTGAGCATTGTGGTTGAATGTGTGGGAAcaaatcagaacagaacagagtaGGTGGGGACAGACAAACCAGTAGGGAAGGGTGTGTATATGTCAGTTCATGTGCTTAAGATAAGAGCCACAGAACACTGCGACCTGTGCTTGGGATAAGATGTTATGGTTACAGAGACAGATGAGAGGCCAGCTGCGTGTTGTACTCTCTCATCATACAAAGTCTGATTCGACTGGTCACAACTGAGGCATCACAAGAAATGACCACATTCTTACCTGTGATTCTTCCAATCGATCCATTCAGGTTAGCGCCTACGAATCCTGATATATGAGCCCCGAGACTGACTCCAATCATGTGTATGGAGCTCATGGAGGCACCACATTcctgatgaaaacacaaatcactATTCTCAATGTAGAAAAATAACCAGCTGTCTGGTGTTTTCCCAGAAGTGGTCACGGAGGGAgtgtttacctgcattttcttaaCGAAAGCTGTGAGGTTTTCAGcttccttgtgtgtgttttccacaaCTCTGAAATAATTCAAACTGGTCGCTCCGTGGTTCCAGTCCACTATTATGACATTAACATCTTTCCTGATCAGTAACAGCTCTATGATTCTCTGTAGCCACATCGGTGGGGATCCTGTGGGCCGGTACCCATGAATGACAAAGGTTGTCGGTTTTGACAAGTTAAACTGGGGGTGGTTGCTGATGTCGGTGTGGGACATGAGCGTACCGCAGGTGACATTCTCCCTGGTGTACAGCAGCAACCTTGTTTTCATTGTGGTTCCAATGATAGCGTGGCCAAAAGCTAGATCTGTGAATTCATCACATGCTTGAGCTAGAATTGATGGAAGGAAAAAAGGAAcagggtaaatcatcttttttacaatactgccacccaatggtggaactgtttgactcctgccctcaaaacatgcacctctttggcctcattcaaaatggccctaaaaatacacctttcaggggggcagaaatggagatagtcatcacgactctctccggatcaatcccccccccccccttttttttttggaccacctacattgtacatattatgtgtctttttaatttattattattttgcatctgtgatgcaatttatttttattttattgttattttgcatcaattgagtaatttaatattaattttattggtattgttaaatgtcgatgatttatgcaccaaggactttcaacggaaacaagaccgcaagggcttttttgaagtgctcctcttagacaggatgtttgactttatttgtactctaacattctatctaataaatatattcatcatcatcatcacagacacagagagatgTTTGTTTTGGCAAGGGAGAATGACAACGTAGAAAGATGCgatgcggtcatttggatggtTCACAAACATCGCAcgggtttgttgttttttacttaaATATGTAACAAATATTGATTCTATAGAAGGACGCTTTTGTTTCATAAGCCGACGTGCGTTAATTATTAGAAGGAAGTTATCCTTCAAaagctggagcctctcccagctgacCTTGGGCACgaggtggggtacacctcgTCACCAGGTTATAGCTTGGTGATCAATTACGCAAGACTTTTCACATCCAGTGAAACTCTGACGTGTTTAGTTGAATGGCCTTAGAATAGCAGGTGTGGTTATGGCACCAATGCACGGTAGCAATTAAAACATCAGGATGTGTGTTACAGATTATCGGGGGGGTCATTACGGACCATTACGTTACAATTAAGACCAAAAGCAGCCACACGTTCACGTGTGCTTGTGTACATATACTAATGCATTCAGAGTGTCATGTTTACCTTTGCGTATTTGAGCAGTTAACAGCAGCAGTGCCAGATATTTCAGCAGGAACATGTTTTACACCAGATCTGTAATCTGTGCACAGATTGAAAGTGGTTGACTATTACTTACAGACGCGATTTAGTCCTAATATAATGAACAACATATCACATgccgacaaacaaacaaaaacagcaaggCAGGAACACAGTTTCAACTCCTGGGAAAATGGAAATCATTTTATGATAAGTAAAACTGAAATCTGCATAATTCTGGTTTGTCTCCCACAAGAGTTGATGCCTCAAGTTCTCTGAGCGTTCGCTGTCTTCCATAGGGGGTTCTCGATCATTTCAACAACGATGACATCTACGTACACCGTGCGTCTGTTGCTATCAGAGTCTTACCTTTTGCTGCGGGATATTGTTTCCTGGTTGGATGTGTCCAAAGTCCACAATATGACAGCTTGTCCTATATGTTTGTAGCTCTACATATTTGGGCAGTGATCAGGAAATGAGAGGAGGAACAGCGAAGCAGCAGCGCTCCTCTACTCCTCTCCTGTGTATGCACTGAGGATAACCCCACCCCTTGCTCCAGGTCATTGTGTGCATGGGTGAAACATTCCTGTGAAGTCACTCCTGGTTCCTTGTAACCGGTTTTGTGACCATTTCCAGTTAACTTGACTTGTAATCTACAGAAATCAAGCTTTCTGTTTTCTGGGTATTGAACCCCTGTTTGTTCATGAAAAGTTCAGTGgatgtgaaaaatatttaaaaaaaatgttcacaGAAAGAAATATGTCACCCGCATGTCAAAAGTCAGTCAggatgtacacacacacacacagctgtagtTACATAATATCCAGCAGCGTAGCATTGTGGGTAATACGCACTGCTTTGATAAATGTTAGAACATGTTGCCCCTCTATGTTTGGTTCCAAAGGCTGCCAGTCTAAAGGCTGTGGATCTCAGGTTTCTTCCCACAAGACTGTTCTCACGTGAAAAAGTTCAGAACTACTGACTGGACTGTTTCATACTTTATGGAATGAAGCTCCTGTGTCTATGCAGAGCTACTCCTCACAAGGTCAGTATTGATGACAAGTGCAATCTTCATTCCGGATACGTTTATCCAGCTGGTTTGAACTTTGCTCTCAACGTGTATCGTCATCAGGGTCGGGGCAGGGTTATGGGATTTGAAATCCCTCCTTTGCACTAGTCAGGCCAGCTGCGAGGATCAGCGGATGACTGTATTAATATTGTTACTGCGGGAGGACACAGAGCATCCAGGATGGCCGGAAAGAGACGCGGTCGAAGCAGCAACGTCCAGCAACAACGAGCAGCACAACGCCAAAGGGGAGGCTCTCGTAGGGTAAGTCCTGCTGCATCATTTAAAATCATGTGGGATCTCAGCGTCACATGAACAAGACTCTCATTGTCTGAAATGTTTGAACATAAGTTCAAGTGTTACTGATATGACAGGTGGAACAATGTAGCCATGGCTCATGGTCATGTCACAAAGAATAGTCATAATAAATGATTACGTCATTCTGCTAGTTAGACTCATGCTAATGTTATCTGTTTTCATTGTTGTAAATGAGTCAGGGAAAAAGTAGAACTTTTCACAATAGCGTCTAACATTTGTGTGGACACATATGGAAACGTGCATTTCTGCCGGCTTCTTACTTAAAGGCGCAGAGTGGGACATCATGGCTATTCCAGTAAATAGTAAGGTAATGTATAGAAGAAGCAGAATAAAATTAAAGCATAGGAAATAGATGCTAAAGCAGGCTGCAGTCGTCTTTCTTGAAATTAAGCATAAAAATCTTAGCAAATTAGAAGTAACAGCTGAAATCTGAGCAGAATCTCAGTTCAAAGTATGCCTGGCAGCACCACAGATAAAGCTGCATATGGATCCACACACAAGACCAGACAAAGCTTATATAAGGTGCTCATTACATCTGAATGTTGAGATGACTCCCATGTCTTaaattacatattttaaaattttcttttttctctc
Proteins encoded in this region:
- the lipia gene encoding lipase member H, giving the protein MFLLKYLALLLLTAQIRKAQACDEFTDLAFGHAIIGTTMKTRLLLYTRENVTCGTLMSHTDISNHPQFNLSKPTTFVIHGYRPTGSPPMWLQRIIELLLIRKDVNVIIVDWNHGATSLNYFRVVENTHKEAENLTAFVKKMQECGASMSSIHMIGVSLGAHISGFVGANLNGSIGRITALDPAGPEFNGTPPEMRLDPSDALFVDVLHTDIDSLGYREPIGHVDFYANGGTDQPGCPKTIFSGGAYFKCDHQRSVLLYLDSVSYTCESKAYPCSTYKDFLDGNCTSCDRFGDLGCPVFGYNVTDWKDVLLELGQTKVFFSTNTVSPFCMTNFRVDMMIWNKDVRWGYITVKLHGDGKESVAKINHAATKFRRYTETTLLAQFDKDIQEVKTISLTFSSGNVFTPRYKLRLLRIRLTNLDRKDRPLCRYDILLENKEVTFRPIPCEESNF